In the Catenulispora sp. MAP5-51 genome, one interval contains:
- a CDS encoding aldo/keto reductase, which yields MTTTDSPFAPRRLGADGPEVFPLGLGAMGMSALYGPTDRDESIATVHAALDAGMTLIDTGDFYGMGDNELLLADALRGIPRDRYLLSVKFGAQRDPAGAFIGYDTSPNALKTSLAYSLRRLGVDHLDVYRPARLDPKVPIEETIGGLAEMVQAGYIRHIGLSEVGAEILRKAAAVHSISDLQIEYSLISRGIEAAILPTARELGIGITAYGVLSRGLISGHWTKDSTGGAGDFRAHSPRFQGDNLDHNLALVDTLRSIAEEKNVTVAQLAIAWVAAQGTDIVPLIGARRRERLAESLGSLGVTLTADDLAQIEKAVPAGSAAGTRYAAEQMAHLDSEK from the coding sequence ATGACGACGACTGACAGCCCCTTCGCCCCCCGCCGCCTCGGCGCCGACGGCCCCGAAGTCTTCCCCCTCGGCCTCGGGGCCATGGGCATGTCCGCCCTGTACGGGCCGACCGACCGCGACGAGTCCATCGCCACCGTGCACGCCGCCCTGGACGCCGGGATGACCCTGATCGACACCGGCGACTTCTACGGCATGGGCGACAACGAGCTCCTGCTGGCCGACGCGCTGCGCGGCATCCCGCGCGACCGCTACCTGCTCAGCGTCAAGTTCGGCGCCCAGCGCGACCCGGCCGGCGCCTTCATCGGCTACGACACCAGCCCCAACGCCCTGAAGACCTCCCTGGCGTACTCGCTGCGGCGGCTCGGCGTGGACCACCTCGACGTCTACCGTCCGGCCCGGCTGGACCCGAAGGTCCCGATCGAGGAGACCATCGGCGGCCTGGCCGAGATGGTGCAGGCCGGCTACATCCGCCACATCGGCCTGTCGGAGGTCGGCGCCGAGATCCTGCGCAAGGCCGCGGCCGTGCACTCGATCTCGGACCTGCAGATCGAGTACTCGCTGATCTCGCGCGGTATCGAGGCCGCGATCCTGCCGACCGCCCGGGAGTTGGGGATCGGGATCACCGCCTACGGCGTGCTCTCCCGCGGCCTGATCAGCGGCCACTGGACCAAGGACAGCACCGGCGGCGCCGGTGACTTCCGCGCGCACTCGCCGCGCTTCCAGGGCGACAACCTGGACCACAACCTCGCGCTGGTCGACACCCTGCGCTCGATCGCCGAGGAGAAGAACGTCACCGTCGCGCAGCTGGCGATCGCCTGGGTCGCGGCGCAGGGCACGGACATCGTGCCGCTGATCGGCGCCCGCCGCCGGGAGCGGCTGGCGGAGTCGCTGGGCTCGCTCGGCGTCACGCTGACCGCCGACGACCTCGCCCAGATCGAGAAGGCGGTGCCCGCCGGCTCGGCCGCCGGCACCCGGTACGCCGCCGAGCAGATGGCCCACCTCGACTCGGAGAAATAG
- a CDS encoding TetR family transcriptional regulator, protein MSTSTPGGPLTSERILEAAEETLRRFGPAKTSVVDVARALGVSHGSVYRHFPTKADLRDAVVDRWLQRMHPALAAVADGAGEAAERIRLLLWTLAETKWSRAQDDPEFFAAFAELAEDARTPVVAHIEFVVDQLTRVIAEGVERGEIASPDPRQTALAVFDALAKFHNPAARAAWIRPEVDESFANVWALLRDGLLPRDSG, encoded by the coding sequence GTGAGTACCAGCACACCTGGCGGGCCCCTGACCTCCGAGCGCATCCTGGAAGCGGCGGAGGAGACCCTGCGCCGCTTCGGCCCGGCCAAGACCAGCGTGGTCGACGTCGCGCGGGCGCTCGGGGTCAGCCACGGCTCGGTGTACCGGCACTTCCCGACCAAGGCGGACTTGCGGGACGCCGTGGTGGACCGCTGGCTCCAGCGGATGCACCCGGCGCTCGCGGCCGTCGCCGACGGCGCGGGGGAGGCCGCCGAGCGGATCCGGCTGCTGCTGTGGACGCTCGCGGAGACGAAGTGGTCCCGGGCGCAGGACGACCCGGAGTTCTTCGCGGCGTTCGCCGAACTGGCCGAGGACGCGCGCACCCCGGTCGTCGCGCACATCGAGTTCGTGGTGGACCAGCTGACCAGGGTCATAGCCGAGGGCGTGGAACGCGGCGAGATCGCCTCGCCAGACCCGAGGCAGACCGCGCTGGCGGTCTTCGACGCCCTGGCCAAGTTCCACAACCCGGCGGCGCGCGCGGCCTGGATCCGGCCGGAGGTCGACGAGTCCTTCGCGAACGTCTGGGCGCTGCTGCGCGACGGCCTGCTCCCGCGCGATTCCGGCTGA
- the cobT gene encoding nicotinate-nucleotide--dimethylbenzimidazole phosphoribosyltransferase — protein MVWNDRIEEPTVTGADDFGRDGSGRPPFEDGFPPGAGPYDDSAPTTEFSRLVFDDEAEFPGPRNGSAGPGGPGGPGGPNGPGGPVGARMRDGRDPRGAFGGPEQSGRPGSGGPGGLGGPGGPGGPGGMPGGPGGQGGPGGPQGPESANRPTRPIRPRPAGAPGGPVVPPGSAFRDQPPAGGRGPAEGGRAPGEPGRAQRPMMPQMQPPPARGPQPGPRNQGPDGRGAFGVPQQRDANADSGPTPRRSPGARGAEALRQAQQFDVFRRDPVVPQQASPADGNDFDEAADRTPLPRDERDPREQRDQRDQRDPREQRGQVDISVFDAAPEPPERPGFDLRAPLRGPASYDQPTDIIPAIIDEPGQDSFGQNSFGQDSFGRHPGGQNTDGHGFGAEEAQGFGAPQGFAAPQPEEQAFGEQGFPGANNAGFGAPQGFPPAGGPGFGTDNADTGFGAQGFGHESAEAGFGAPQGFPPAGAPGFGADNPDAGFGAHGFGHEGAEAGFGAQQGFPHANAPGFGADNADAGFGAQGFGQEGAEPGFGAPQGFPPVGGPQGFGTEREDAVGFDGQQRFGEPGFGAPQNFPPAGGFGADEAVFDNQQGFPPAGEPSFNSRQHFQGEAQGFQGEAQGFPPAAPAPQPFGAENAEPVFPTAQDAHSAGIDPQATFGGPQAFAPQAGNDPSFGARPVEETPFGAAESAPSAPAGPAAPAAPIFGAPEGGMPSFGDRPLTPNTSPDYGLGAGNNAGNNPGAAEPQAEPPLAAHLDPPRFEPAPPVFDDPAEGVEFGGAGEEPGPVFATPTVAITPAEAVGEYDDYDGEDELDEDADGDAEPEMLVPWANAGSENADAGELENQAGADDLYDTDGEPYDDVPRVPPYDDAELAAVHRVIRERRDVRSTFLPDVIPDEVLTRVLEAAHTAPSVGFSQPWDFLVLRNRETRQAVHDLAARQRDAYSASLPKARQRAFKDLKIEAILDTPVNIVVTCDPTRGGRHTLGRHSQPQMAPYSAALAVENLWLAARAEGLGVGWVSFFDERELTRTLDLPDHLSVVAYLCVGYVHEFPGEPELSGAGWAKRRPLAWAVHDEQYGRRALPGSNPVSLLEETLAAIEPLDKAARDAAIARQEVMTKPAGALGVLEDVSVQLAGLAGVFPPPIPEPAAVAIFAADHGVHAQGVTPWPQEVTAQMVMNFLSGGAVVNAFAHQIGAEVCVVDVGVNAELPQQTGLVPRKIRYGTADLAEGPAMTREEALAALEVGVETARDLVAAGNKVLLTGDMGIANTTASAALIAAFTGASPTQVTGYGTGIDEQTYAHKVDVVRRALDLHRPDPGDPLGVLAAVGGLEHAALAGFILGAASLRIPVILDGVIAGAAALVAQALAPEATDAMVAGHRSAESGHQLALEALGVVPLIDLELRLGEGSGAVLALPLVQAAVRALRDVATFESAGVAERADDDDENAA, from the coding sequence ATGGTATGGAACGACAGGATCGAGGAACCCACGGTGACCGGTGCCGACGATTTCGGGCGTGACGGCTCCGGGAGGCCGCCGTTCGAGGACGGCTTCCCGCCCGGCGCGGGACCCTACGACGACAGCGCGCCGACCACCGAGTTCAGCAGGCTGGTGTTCGACGACGAAGCCGAGTTCCCGGGGCCGCGCAACGGCTCCGCGGGACCGGGTGGGCCGGGTGGACCCGGCGGACCGAACGGACCGGGTGGACCGGTCGGCGCGCGGATGCGCGACGGCCGGGACCCGCGCGGTGCGTTCGGCGGGCCGGAGCAGTCGGGCCGGCCCGGCTCCGGCGGTCCGGGCGGTCTGGGTGGCCCTGGAGGCCCCGGCGGCCCCGGCGGCATGCCCGGCGGTCCTGGCGGCCAAGGCGGCCCCGGCGGACCTCAGGGCCCGGAGTCGGCGAACCGCCCCACGCGCCCGATCCGTCCGCGTCCGGCCGGCGCGCCCGGCGGCCCCGTGGTGCCGCCCGGCTCGGCGTTCCGCGACCAGCCGCCGGCCGGCGGCCGCGGCCCGGCCGAGGGCGGCCGCGCTCCCGGCGAGCCCGGCCGTGCTCAGCGCCCGATGATGCCGCAGATGCAGCCGCCGCCCGCCCGCGGCCCGCAGCCCGGGCCCCGCAATCAGGGTCCTGACGGCCGCGGCGCCTTCGGCGTGCCGCAGCAGCGCGACGCCAACGCCGACTCCGGCCCCACCCCCCGCCGCTCCCCGGGCGCGCGCGGTGCCGAGGCCCTGCGCCAGGCGCAGCAGTTCGACGTCTTCCGCCGCGACCCGGTGGTCCCGCAGCAGGCGTCCCCGGCCGACGGCAACGACTTCGACGAGGCCGCCGACCGGACCCCGCTCCCGCGTGACGAGCGCGACCCCCGCGAGCAGCGCGACCAGCGCGACCAGCGGGACCCCCGCGAGCAGCGCGGCCAGGTCGACATCAGCGTCTTCGACGCCGCCCCGGAACCGCCCGAGCGCCCCGGCTTCGACCTGCGCGCACCGCTGCGCGGCCCGGCGTCCTACGACCAGCCGACGGACATCATCCCGGCGATCATCGACGAGCCCGGCCAGGACTCTTTCGGCCAGAACTCCTTCGGCCAGGACTCCTTCGGCCGGCACCCCGGCGGTCAGAACACCGACGGCCACGGCTTCGGTGCCGAGGAGGCGCAGGGCTTCGGCGCACCGCAGGGCTTCGCGGCGCCGCAGCCCGAGGAGCAGGCGTTCGGGGAGCAGGGTTTCCCGGGCGCGAACAACGCCGGTTTCGGTGCGCCGCAAGGCTTCCCGCCCGCCGGCGGCCCCGGGTTCGGCACGGACAATGCCGACACCGGGTTCGGTGCGCAGGGCTTCGGCCACGAAAGCGCTGAGGCTGGATTCGGTGCTCCGCAAGGCTTCCCGCCCGCCGGTGCGCCCGGTTTCGGCGCGGACAACCCCGATGCCGGGTTCGGTGCGCACGGCTTCGGTCACGAAGGTGCCGAGGCTGGTTTCGGCGCGCAGCAAGGCTTCCCGCACGCCAATGCACCCGGTTTCGGCGCGGACAACGCGGACGCCGGTTTCGGCGCGCAGGGCTTCGGCCAGGAAGGCGCCGAGCCCGGATTCGGTGCGCCGCAAGGCTTCCCGCCTGTGGGGGGCCCGCAGGGCTTCGGTACCGAGCGCGAGGATGCTGTCGGGTTCGACGGCCAGCAGCGGTTCGGCGAGCCCGGTTTCGGCGCGCCGCAGAACTTCCCGCCGGCCGGCGGCTTCGGTGCCGACGAGGCGGTCTTCGACAACCAGCAGGGCTTCCCGCCGGCCGGCGAGCCCTCCTTCAATTCCCGGCAGCACTTCCAGGGCGAGGCGCAGGGCTTCCAGGGCGAGGCCCAGGGCTTCCCGCCCGCGGCCCCCGCTCCGCAGCCGTTCGGCGCCGAGAACGCCGAGCCCGTCTTCCCCACCGCGCAGGACGCGCACTCGGCGGGCATCGACCCGCAGGCGACCTTCGGCGGCCCGCAGGCCTTCGCGCCGCAGGCCGGGAACGACCCGTCGTTCGGGGCCCGGCCGGTCGAGGAGACGCCTTTCGGTGCCGCCGAGTCCGCGCCGAGCGCGCCCGCCGGGCCGGCCGCGCCGGCCGCGCCGATCTTCGGCGCGCCGGAGGGCGGGATGCCGTCGTTCGGCGACCGGCCGCTGACCCCGAACACCAGCCCTGACTACGGTCTGGGCGCCGGCAACAACGCCGGCAACAACCCCGGTGCCGCCGAGCCGCAGGCCGAGCCGCCGCTGGCCGCGCACCTGGACCCGCCGCGCTTCGAGCCGGCGCCGCCGGTGTTCGACGACCCGGCCGAGGGCGTCGAGTTCGGCGGGGCCGGGGAGGAGCCGGGGCCGGTGTTCGCGACACCGACCGTGGCGATCACGCCGGCCGAGGCGGTCGGCGAGTACGACGACTACGACGGTGAGGACGAGCTCGACGAGGACGCCGACGGCGACGCCGAGCCCGAGATGCTCGTCCCGTGGGCCAACGCCGGGTCCGAGAACGCCGACGCCGGCGAGCTGGAGAACCAGGCCGGCGCCGACGACCTCTACGACACCGACGGCGAGCCCTACGACGACGTCCCGCGCGTCCCGCCGTACGACGACGCCGAGCTGGCCGCCGTGCACCGGGTCATCCGCGAGCGCCGCGACGTGCGCTCCACCTTCCTGCCCGACGTGATCCCGGACGAGGTGCTCACCCGCGTCCTGGAGGCCGCGCACACCGCGCCGAGCGTCGGCTTCTCGCAGCCCTGGGACTTCCTGGTGCTGCGCAACCGGGAGACCCGGCAGGCCGTGCACGACCTGGCCGCCCGGCAGCGCGACGCGTACTCCGCCTCGCTGCCCAAGGCGCGCCAGCGGGCGTTCAAGGACCTGAAGATCGAGGCGATCCTGGACACCCCGGTCAACATCGTCGTGACCTGCGACCCGACCCGGGGCGGCCGGCACACGCTGGGCCGGCACTCGCAGCCGCAGATGGCGCCGTACAGCGCCGCGCTGGCGGTGGAGAACCTGTGGCTGGCGGCGCGGGCCGAGGGTCTGGGCGTGGGCTGGGTGTCCTTCTTCGACGAGCGCGAGCTCACCCGCACCCTGGACCTGCCCGACCACCTGTCGGTGGTCGCCTACCTGTGCGTCGGCTACGTCCACGAGTTCCCGGGCGAGCCGGAGCTGTCCGGGGCCGGCTGGGCCAAGCGCCGGCCGCTGGCCTGGGCCGTGCACGACGAGCAGTACGGCCGCCGGGCGCTGCCGGGCAGCAACCCGGTGTCGCTGCTGGAGGAGACCCTGGCCGCGATCGAGCCGCTGGACAAGGCCGCGCGCGACGCGGCGATCGCCCGGCAGGAGGTCATGACCAAGCCGGCCGGGGCGCTGGGCGTCCTGGAGGACGTCTCCGTGCAGCTGGCCGGGCTGGCCGGGGTCTTCCCGCCGCCGATCCCCGAGCCCGCCGCGGTCGCGATCTTCGCCGCCGACCACGGGGTGCACGCGCAGGGCGTCACGCCCTGGCCGCAGGAGGTCACCGCGCAGATGGTGATGAACTTCCTGTCCGGCGGCGCCGTGGTCAACGCCTTCGCGCACCAGATCGGCGCCGAGGTGTGCGTGGTGGACGTCGGCGTGAACGCCGAGCTGCCGCAGCAGACCGGGCTGGTGCCGCGCAAGATCCGGTACGGCACCGCGGACCTGGCCGAGGGGCCGGCGATGACCCGCGAGGAGGCGCTGGCCGCGCTCGAGGTCGGCGTGGAGACCGCGCGGGACCTGGTCGCCGCCGGGAACAAGGTGCTGCTGACCGGCGACATGGGCATCGCGAACACCACCGCGAGCGCCGCGCTGATCGCCGCGTTCACCGGCGCCTCGCCGACCCAGGTCACCGGGTACGGCACCGGGATAGACGAGCAGACCTACGCGCACAAGGTCGACGTGGTGCGCCGGGCCCTGGACCTGCACCGGCCGGACCCCGGCGACCCGCTCGGGGTGCTGGCCGCGGTCGGCGGCCTGGAGCACGCGGCGCTGGCCGGCTTCATCCTGGGCGCGGCGAGCCTGCGGATCCCGGTGATCCTGGACGGCGTGATCGCCGGCGCCGCGGCGCTGGTGGCCCAGGCGCTGGCCCCGGAGGCCACCGACGCCATGGTCGCCGGGCACCGTTCGGCCGAGTCCGGGCACCAGCTCGCGCTGGAGGCCCTGGGCGTGGTCCCGCTGATCGATCTCGAATTGCGGTTGGGGGAGGGCAGCGGCGCGGTGCTGGCCCTACCGTTGGTGCAGGCGGCCGTGCGGGCGCTGCGGGACGTGGCGACCTTCGAGTCGGCCGGCGTCGCCGAGCGCGCGGACGACGACGACGAGAACGCCGCCTAG
- the cobA gene encoding uroporphyrinogen-III C-methyltransferase, with product MSAMTDPASVYPAALRLAGRRVVVVGAGPVAQRRVLGLLDARADVLVVAPEATPAIEALADGGEIVWERRPYREGDLAQAWYAVAAADDPAVNAAVAREAEAGRVFCSRADSAEDSSAWTPAVGRHDGVTVSVIGGGDPRRAVDVRDGVLEGLRDGTLAAPHHRGRTAGVALIGGGPGDPDLITVRGRRLLAEADVVVADRLGPRGLLDELAPDVEIIDASKIPYGRALAQDAINEVLIERAKAGKFVVRLKGGDPFVFGRGFEEVLACAEAGVPCSVVPGITSSISVPALAGIPVTHRGVAHEFTVVSGHVAPDNPKSLVDWTALGRMTGTLVILMGIERIGAIAATLVAGGRDPQTPVAVIQEGTMPGERRVQTTLGLIEAAVAEAGIRPPAIVVVGPVVGLT from the coding sequence ATGAGCGCCATGACCGACCCCGCCTCCGTCTACCCCGCCGCGCTGCGGCTGGCCGGCAGACGGGTGGTGGTGGTCGGAGCCGGCCCGGTGGCCCAGCGCCGGGTCCTCGGGCTGCTCGACGCCCGCGCCGACGTGCTGGTCGTGGCCCCCGAGGCGACGCCGGCGATCGAGGCGCTGGCCGACGGCGGCGAGATCGTCTGGGAGCGGCGGCCGTACCGGGAGGGCGATCTGGCCCAGGCCTGGTACGCCGTGGCCGCCGCCGACGACCCGGCGGTGAACGCCGCGGTGGCGCGCGAGGCGGAGGCCGGACGGGTGTTCTGCTCCCGGGCCGACTCCGCCGAGGACTCCAGCGCGTGGACCCCCGCGGTGGGCCGGCACGACGGCGTGACGGTCTCGGTGATCGGCGGCGGCGACCCGCGGCGCGCCGTGGACGTCCGCGACGGCGTCCTGGAGGGACTGCGCGACGGCACCCTGGCCGCCCCGCACCACCGCGGCCGCACCGCGGGCGTGGCGCTGATCGGCGGCGGCCCCGGCGACCCGGACCTGATCACCGTGCGCGGCCGGCGGCTGCTGGCCGAGGCCGACGTGGTGGTGGCCGACCGGCTCGGGCCGCGCGGGCTGCTGGACGAGCTGGCGCCCGACGTGGAGATCATCGACGCCTCGAAGATCCCCTACGGCCGCGCCCTGGCCCAGGACGCGATCAACGAGGTCCTCATCGAGCGCGCGAAGGCCGGCAAGTTCGTGGTCCGGCTCAAGGGCGGCGACCCGTTCGTCTTCGGCCGGGGCTTCGAGGAGGTGCTGGCCTGCGCCGAGGCCGGCGTGCCTTGCTCGGTGGTCCCGGGCATCACCAGCTCGATCTCGGTGCCGGCACTGGCCGGCATCCCGGTCACGCACCGGGGCGTGGCGCACGAGTTCACCGTGGTCTCCGGCCACGTCGCCCCGGACAACCCGAAGTCCCTGGTGGACTGGACCGCGCTGGGCCGAATGACCGGCACACTGGTGATCCTGATGGGCATCGAGCGTATAGGCGCGATCGCGGCCACCCTGGTCGCCGGCGGCCGCGACCCGCAGACCCCGGTCGCCGTGATCCAGGAGGGCACGATGCCCGGCGAGCGCCGGGTGCAGACCACGCTCGGGCTGATCGAGGCGGCGGTGGCCGAGGCCGGCATCCGGCCGCCGGCGATCGTGGTGGTCGGGCCGGTCGTCGGGCTGACCTGA
- a CDS encoding precorrin-6Y C5,15-methyltransferase (decarboxylating) subunit CbiT, with translation MTAGRHGAAGPAIAQAAAAVAVVGYDGSLPGPVVRRVLESSELVVGVARHLDGIGVPEHVRRILLGDDNRLAYARLTAHLTDPKAGPAVVVTAGDPGFFGVLRDLRESGFEVVGYPAPGPVAATLGRLGLPWDDAVVVCVTDDRSLQRAANTARAHPKVAIVAAPEFPPHRVAAALRGAQRAFIVAQHLGEPDERIEKVSPTEAAARVVWGAADAILVLDEERLSPDSPHDPRWGSGWVSAWAGPSAGWAVPDNAFVARGPQVLPAEVRALILARLAPRLGAMVWEIAAGAGALAVECARLGAAVIAVERDPDACERISLNAVMHGVDVEVVSGLAPAALATLPRPDSVFVGTERAEIVRACATTGARTVVTAVTALDRLPAIRQALRIGDRRVDGVQLQASRLAPRPGDALRLAPAAPVFVLWGELG, from the coding sequence GTGACCGCCGGCCGGCACGGGGCCGCGGGGCCGGCGATAGCCCAGGCCGCCGCGGCGGTCGCGGTCGTCGGCTACGACGGATCGCTGCCGGGGCCGGTGGTCCGCCGGGTCCTGGAGTCCTCCGAACTTGTCGTGGGGGTGGCGCGCCACCTCGACGGGATCGGCGTGCCCGAGCACGTGCGGCGGATCCTGCTGGGCGATGACAACCGCCTGGCCTACGCCCGGCTCACCGCGCACCTGACCGATCCCAAGGCCGGCCCGGCCGTGGTGGTGACCGCCGGGGACCCGGGGTTCTTCGGCGTGCTGCGCGATCTGCGCGAATCAGGCTTCGAAGTCGTCGGCTACCCCGCGCCGGGCCCGGTCGCGGCCACCCTGGGCCGCCTCGGGCTGCCCTGGGACGACGCGGTCGTGGTCTGCGTCACCGACGACCGCTCGCTGCAGCGCGCCGCCAACACCGCCCGCGCGCACCCGAAGGTCGCCATCGTGGCCGCCCCGGAGTTCCCGCCGCACCGCGTCGCCGCGGCCCTGCGCGGGGCCCAGCGTGCCTTCATCGTGGCCCAGCACCTCGGGGAGCCCGACGAGCGGATCGAGAAGGTCTCGCCGACCGAGGCGGCCGCCCGGGTCGTCTGGGGCGCCGCGGACGCGATCCTGGTGCTGGACGAGGAGCGGCTGAGCCCGGACTCGCCGCACGACCCGCGCTGGGGCTCGGGCTGGGTGTCGGCCTGGGCCGGGCCCTCGGCCGGCTGGGCGGTGCCGGACAACGCGTTCGTGGCCCGCGGGCCGCAGGTGCTCCCCGCCGAAGTCAGGGCCTTGATATTGGCGCGGCTGGCGCCGCGGCTGGGCGCGATGGTGTGGGAGATCGCGGCCGGGGCCGGGGCGCTGGCCGTGGAGTGCGCGCGGCTGGGCGCGGCGGTGATCGCCGTGGAGCGCGATCCGGACGCCTGCGAGCGGATATCGCTGAACGCGGTGATGCACGGCGTGGACGTCGAGGTGGTCAGCGGCCTGGCGCCGGCGGCCCTGGCCACGCTGCCGCGCCCGGACTCGGTGTTCGTGGGGACCGAGCGGGCCGAGATCGTCCGGGCGTGCGCCACCACCGGCGCGCGCACCGTGGTCACCGCGGTCACCGCGCTGGACCGGCTGCCGGCCATCCGGCAGGCGCTGCGGATCGGCGACCGCCGGGTGGACGGCGTGCAGTTGCAGGCCTCGCGCCTGGCCCCCCGCCCGGGGGACGCGCTCCGGCTGGCGCCGGCGGCGCCGGTATTCGTTCTTTGGGGTGAGCTTGGGTGA
- a CDS encoding GNAT family N-acetyltransferase, which translates to MGKVSYRYAHIEDLDAPTIYALLRLRQEVFIVEWGSSHLDIDGRDTEPSSVHLWAERDGDVLAAVRVVQESDDTLRIERLATRFGARGRGIAGRLLDYAVKMAGERRLLIDVPTALEPWAERFGFARAGDPFIAEGVQQVTMSH; encoded by the coding sequence TTGGGCAAGGTCTCCTATCGCTACGCGCACATCGAGGACCTCGACGCGCCGACCATCTACGCCCTGCTGCGGCTGCGGCAGGAGGTCTTCATCGTCGAGTGGGGCAGCTCGCATCTGGACATCGACGGCCGGGACACCGAGCCGTCCAGCGTGCACCTGTGGGCCGAGCGCGACGGGGACGTGCTGGCCGCCGTGCGCGTGGTCCAGGAATCGGACGACACCCTGCGGATAGAACGGCTCGCCACCCGCTTCGGCGCGCGCGGGCGCGGCATAGCCGGCCGGCTGCTGGACTACGCGGTGAAGATGGCCGGCGAGCGGCGGCTGCTGATCGACGTCCCGACCGCGCTGGAGCCCTGGGCCGAGCGCTTCGGGTTCGCCCGGGCCGGCGACCCCTTCATCGCGGAGGGTGTCCAGCAGGTGACCATGTCCCACTGA